The following proteins are encoded in a genomic region of Paenibacillus sp. FSL H3-0469:
- the sleB gene encoding spore cortex-lytic enzyme has protein sequence MTKHKQWIIAAVTLVLAAVPFAGVVFKDHDLIYAKPYAAEQVAADIPDEGEEAMPVFGTTPLKVGSSGQDVYELQGRLKHLGYFNGKIDSQFGTKTKNAVTWFQWKFGLKSDGVVGAKTKLKLYNATTAWKPTAPETSTAQKKAPSGAAASKSNTAELSSGNTMGLSENDLKIMANAVYGESRGEPFEGQVAVAAVILNRVKSPSFPNTPSGVIFQPGAFTAVADGQIYLEPNEQARKAVQQALSGWDPSGGCIYYFNPKTATSKWIWSRPQVKTIGQHIFCM, from the coding sequence ATGACAAAACATAAGCAGTGGATCATTGCAGCCGTTACCCTTGTCCTTGCAGCTGTACCGTTTGCCGGTGTAGTCTTCAAAGATCATGATTTGATCTATGCCAAGCCCTATGCAGCAGAACAGGTTGCCGCAGACATCCCTGATGAAGGGGAGGAGGCCATGCCCGTGTTCGGCACAACTCCGCTTAAGGTAGGTTCCTCCGGGCAGGATGTATATGAGCTGCAGGGACGACTGAAGCACCTGGGTTATTTTAACGGGAAGATTGACAGCCAGTTCGGGACCAAGACGAAGAATGCCGTGACCTGGTTCCAGTGGAAATTCGGCCTGAAATCCGACGGGGTGGTCGGGGCCAAGACGAAGCTTAAGCTATACAATGCGACTACAGCCTGGAAGCCGACAGCGCCCGAGACGTCTACCGCCCAGAAAAAAGCGCCCTCCGGCGCAGCTGCGTCCAAATCCAATACGGCTGAGCTGTCCTCCGGCAATACGATGGGCCTGTCCGAAAATGACCTCAAGATCATGGCTAATGCGGTTTACGGCGAGTCACGCGGGGAGCCTTTTGAAGGGCAGGTAGCCGTAGCAGCAGTTATTCTCAACCGTGTAAAATCCCCAAGCTTCCCGAATACGCCTTCGGGCGTCATTTTCCAGCCGGGAGCCTTCACTGCCGTAGCTGACGGACAGATCTATCTGGAGCCTAATGAACAGGCCCGGAAGGCCGTACAGCAGGCACTGAGTGGCTGGGACCCGTCGGGCGGCTGCATCTATTACTTCAATCCCAAGACGGCGACCTCCAAGTGGATTTGGTCCCGTCCGCAGGTGAAGACGATCGGCCAGCATATTTTCTGCATGTAG
- a CDS encoding YlzJ-like family protein yields MTFYTILPMEQVFEGALSYASPVQEITIQGMLMQVEMLDGGQAKVVRLLQCPLDKYLDAAFSPGAIVQLDR; encoded by the coding sequence ATGACCTTTTATACCATTCTGCCGATGGAGCAGGTATTCGAGGGGGCGCTGAGTTATGCTTCTCCTGTGCAGGAGATCACGATTCAGGGCATGCTGATGCAGGTCGAAATGCTGGATGGAGGCCAGGCTAAGGTGGTCCGTCTGCTGCAGTGTCCGCTGGATAAATATCTGGATGCGGCCTTCTCCCCGGGTGCAATCGTTCAGCTGGACCGCTAA
- a CDS encoding AraC family transcriptional regulator, whose product MDFMDHIVLWNHAAVEVIDIRKASFTSGQPPLKYRLPASTYLYIVRGSASVLIDDNPYEISGASVFHGGKGAIIQLLQTQGILDYYLIMYRSTLTLPARRNLTALLERSKPFTRTYHFTPAHPLPLYEILDQMYGDWQTRRALEHLHVKALFYQWVHELLHQMQVQEHHPLRTDVLDQAVRYMHDSYNKPFTLDTLAGTLGTSPRTLSRLFRIRLQTSPAQYLVQIRMDKARELLLDTEATLHDIAAAVGYLDAYSFGKMFKKHFGNSPVRYKNSVQAASPWRDMPSALSANDIAREGTLRYIDDDNHYQYDLKGASSMFRTAKPSLMLTLLLCFTIVLSACSSGNTGSNAAGNASPSPASSPAATSPATPSPDHTAAEAQTRTISTVKGDIEVPADPQRVVVLYLLGDVLALGIKPVGVSSVNEGAAFENELKDVQKLGSWFEASPEAVLSLDPDLIIVPSEETYNALHDIAPTVLVPYEKMTTAERVSFIGHTLNKENEATSLLNDFNAKVENSKQKLREAEILDSTISIMEGGEERNMLVIMSKQYGRGSQVLYEYLGMKAPEKIQQKIDSKTDVGGESVSFEVISDYSGDYIFRSSYDGMTDLTGDPLWNSIPAVKEGRLMNIDFGLSYYNDIYSLNAQLDYIVNALLAAPRVKK is encoded by the coding sequence ATGGATTTTATGGACCATATTGTACTTTGGAACCATGCTGCTGTAGAAGTTATCGATATCCGCAAGGCCTCGTTCACTTCCGGACAACCTCCGCTGAAGTACCGCCTTCCGGCTAGTACATACCTGTATATCGTCCGCGGCAGCGCAAGTGTGCTTATAGATGACAACCCCTATGAAATCAGCGGCGCAAGTGTCTTTCACGGGGGCAAAGGTGCTATTATCCAATTGCTGCAAACCCAGGGAATTCTGGATTATTACCTTATTATGTACCGTTCAACGTTAACCCTGCCTGCCCGGCGCAACCTGACAGCGCTTCTGGAACGCAGCAAGCCTTTTACCCGAACCTATCACTTTACTCCTGCCCATCCCCTGCCGCTGTATGAGATTCTAGACCAGATGTATGGTGATTGGCAGACACGCCGCGCCCTGGAGCATCTGCATGTCAAAGCCCTGTTCTATCAGTGGGTCCATGAGCTGCTTCATCAAATGCAGGTGCAGGAACATCACCCGCTTAGAACAGATGTGCTCGACCAGGCTGTACGCTATATGCATGATTCTTACAACAAGCCCTTCACCCTGGATACACTAGCCGGTACTTTGGGCACCAGCCCGAGGACGTTATCGAGGTTATTCCGTATACGGCTTCAGACCAGTCCTGCACAATATCTGGTTCAGATTCGCATGGACAAGGCCCGTGAGCTGTTACTGGACACAGAGGCCACACTGCATGATATTGCTGCTGCTGTGGGCTACCTGGATGCGTATTCTTTTGGAAAAATGTTCAAGAAGCACTTCGGAAACTCCCCAGTGAGGTACAAAAATTCTGTACAGGCCGCTTCACCGTGGCGGGATATGCCATCTGCGCTGTCTGCAAATGACATTGCCCGTGAAGGTACTCTCCGATATATTGATGATGATAATCATTATCAATATGATCTAAAAGGAGCGTCATCCATGTTCAGAACGGCTAAGCCATCCCTAATGTTAACCTTGTTGTTATGCTTCACCATAGTGTTAAGCGCCTGTTCCTCAGGAAATACCGGTTCTAACGCAGCGGGTAATGCCAGCCCTTCGCCGGCTTCTTCTCCTGCAGCCACCTCCCCCGCCACACCCTCTCCAGACCACACTGCAGCCGAGGCACAGACCCGGACAATCTCTACGGTAAAAGGAGATATCGAGGTACCCGCCGATCCTCAGCGTGTCGTTGTGCTGTACTTGCTGGGCGATGTGTTGGCGCTGGGCATTAAGCCCGTAGGTGTATCTAGTGTTAATGAAGGTGCTGCCTTCGAAAACGAATTGAAGGATGTACAGAAGCTGGGAAGTTGGTTCGAGGCCAGCCCGGAAGCTGTCTTATCGCTTGATCCCGATCTGATTATCGTTCCTTCCGAGGAGACCTACAATGCCTTGCATGACATTGCACCCACTGTGTTAGTACCTTATGAGAAAATGACGACTGCTGAGCGGGTCAGCTTCATTGGTCACACTCTTAACAAGGAAAATGAGGCCACCAGCCTCTTAAACGACTTCAATGCCAAAGTAGAGAATAGCAAGCAGAAGCTGCGGGAGGCGGAAATTCTAGATTCAACCATCTCCATCATGGAAGGCGGTGAAGAGCGGAATATGCTAGTAATTATGAGCAAACAATATGGCCGGGGCTCGCAGGTCTTATATGAATATCTTGGCATGAAAGCACCGGAGAAGATTCAGCAAAAAATAGACAGCAAGACTGATGTAGGCGGCGAGTCAGTATCCTTTGAAGTCATTTCCGATTACAGTGGAGATTATATCTTCCGTTCCTCCTATGACGGGATGACTGATCTGACGGGGGACCCGCTCTGGAACAGCATTCCGGCAGTCAAAGAAGGCCGGTTGATGAATATCGACTTCGGATTATCTTACTATAATGATATCTACTCCCTGAATGCACAGCTGGATTACATTGTTAATGCTCTGCTTGCAGCACCCCGGGTGAAGAAATAG
- a CDS encoding DNA translocase FtsK 4TM domain-containing protein — translation MAKRRRKKKKALLGSVLKYEIYGILLITISVIALSGEAAVGRTLSSMAGYLLGRFYFVLPLAGIFYGLMVMIHRKWPSTWNSRYTGGLLLLLSMCLMSSISAMQQKLGPIGMLHPGNVLSQIHNDLSGALSPGAGDSSVYMLGKDISGGYIGALEYAALLWLFGNLGAKLLMIVLLAISFMLITNLSYVELFTLLRVRAVKLIEGIKLRAANRPAAVPVVNNRPARASRVTTPEPADDDDYFEEDDGSGQQLPRRGQSKLLGRITGWFGGSARQNQPEVMDDLEEELPDIIITDPRTGPVISGMTAAGGVPLEEYGEEEFPDEELEPVTPIIRDFFEHIRSEGLNAEDREEWSEFSPAARGGAVTGMGAGELTRAGADLASPGESDEDTPPVELDGLLGTAEEGEMAPVIPPPPPPKPYKLPSFRLLAKPNNGAKAGDQNDYMQTARKLEATLESFGVRAKVLEVVRGPAVTRYEIQPDIGVKVSRIVNLTDDIALALAAKDIRMEAPIPGKSAIGIEVPNSEVSVVTMREVMETQIFQEADSRLSIAFGRDISGQTIIGNLAKMPHLLVAGATGSGKSVCINGIITSILYKAKPNEVKFLMVDPKMVELNVYNGIPHLLAPVVTDPKRASLALKKIVVEMEKRYELFSKSGTRNMEGYNNLMKDNPAAVLPYIVVIVDELADLMMVAANDVEDAICRLAQMARAAGIHLIIATQRPSVDVITGLIKANIPSRIAFGVSSNVDSRTILDMPGAEKLLGRGDMLFLPMGASKPIRVQGAFMSDQEVETIVQYVSSQGEANYDESLVPEVDDTMSDDQEPQDELYEQAVQIVLEAKQASVSLLQRRMRVGYTRAARLIDSMEARGVIGPYEGSKPREVLMSLEQYQHGRLSS, via the coding sequence GTGGCTAAACGGAGAAGAAAGAAGAAGAAAGCACTGCTGGGCAGTGTTTTAAAATATGAAATCTACGGAATTCTGCTGATTACGATTTCCGTCATTGCTTTGTCGGGGGAAGCGGCTGTCGGCCGCACGCTCTCAAGCATGGCGGGTTATTTGCTTGGCAGATTCTATTTTGTGCTGCCGCTGGCGGGCATCTTCTACGGCCTGATGGTAATGATTCACAGGAAATGGCCGTCCACCTGGAACAGCCGCTATACTGGCGGCCTGCTCCTGCTGTTGTCCATGTGCCTGATGAGTAGCATATCAGCTATGCAGCAGAAGCTGGGTCCGATTGGGATGCTGCATCCGGGCAATGTACTGTCTCAAATACATAATGATTTATCCGGCGCCCTCTCACCGGGCGCCGGCGACAGCAGCGTATACATGCTGGGCAAGGATATCAGCGGCGGGTACATCGGCGCGCTTGAATACGCTGCGCTTCTGTGGCTGTTCGGCAATCTGGGCGCTAAGCTGCTGATGATTGTATTGCTGGCGATCAGCTTCATGCTGATTACCAATCTTTCCTATGTAGAGCTGTTTACCTTACTCCGGGTAAGGGCCGTCAAGCTGATTGAAGGAATTAAGCTCCGGGCGGCTAACCGCCCGGCTGCTGTTCCGGTGGTGAACAACAGACCGGCCAGAGCCAGCAGAGTTACAACGCCGGAACCTGCGGATGATGACGATTACTTTGAAGAGGATGACGGATCGGGTCAGCAGCTGCCAAGACGCGGACAGTCGAAGCTGCTGGGCAGAATTACCGGCTGGTTCGGCGGGTCTGCCCGCCAGAACCAGCCGGAAGTCATGGATGATCTGGAGGAAGAGCTGCCGGATATTATAATTACTGATCCGCGCACAGGTCCGGTCATCTCCGGGATGACAGCAGCGGGAGGAGTTCCTCTGGAGGAGTATGGCGAGGAGGAATTCCCGGATGAGGAGCTTGAGCCTGTTACGCCAATCATCCGTGACTTCTTCGAGCATATCCGCTCTGAAGGGCTGAATGCTGAGGACCGGGAGGAATGGAGCGAATTCTCGCCAGCGGCGCGTGGCGGTGCTGTCACGGGCATGGGTGCTGGGGAGTTGACGAGAGCGGGAGCAGACCTGGCTTCGCCGGGGGAATCCGACGAAGATACACCGCCCGTGGAGTTGGACGGGCTGCTGGGAACGGCAGAGGAGGGGGAGATGGCTCCTGTTATACCGCCTCCACCTCCACCGAAGCCGTACAAACTGCCGTCCTTCCGTTTGCTGGCTAAGCCTAATAACGGGGCCAAGGCGGGCGATCAGAATGATTATATGCAGACGGCACGCAAGCTGGAGGCTACACTGGAGAGCTTCGGTGTAAGGGCGAAGGTGCTTGAAGTGGTTCGCGGACCTGCAGTGACCCGGTATGAGATTCAGCCGGATATCGGCGTGAAGGTCAGCCGGATTGTTAATCTTACCGATGACATCGCGCTGGCACTGGCTGCCAAGGATATCCGTATGGAAGCGCCGATTCCCGGCAAATCAGCCATCGGTATTGAAGTTCCGAATTCAGAAGTATCAGTCGTCACCATGCGGGAAGTGATGGAGACACAGATTTTCCAGGAGGCAGATTCGCGGCTATCCATTGCCTTCGGACGGGATATCTCCGGACAGACGATTATCGGCAATCTCGCCAAGATGCCCCATCTGCTGGTAGCGGGAGCTACCGGCTCCGGTAAATCGGTCTGCATCAACGGTATTATTACCAGCATTCTATATAAAGCTAAGCCGAATGAAGTGAAATTCCTTATGGTTGACCCCAAGATGGTCGAGCTGAATGTATATAACGGCATTCCGCATTTGCTGGCTCCTGTAGTTACAGACCCTAAGCGAGCGAGTCTGGCTTTGAAGAAGATTGTGGTGGAGATGGAGAAGCGGTATGAGCTGTTCTCCAAATCCGGCACACGTAATATGGAAGGCTATAACAACCTGATGAAGGATAATCCCGCAGCAGTATTGCCGTATATCGTTGTCATTGTGGACGAGCTTGCCGATCTGATGATGGTTGCGGCCAATGATGTGGAGGATGCCATCTGCCGTCTTGCCCAGATGGCGCGGGCAGCGGGAATTCATTTGATTATCGCCACGCAGCGTCCTTCGGTGGATGTTATCACCGGCCTGATCAAGGCGAATATTCCTTCGCGTATTGCCTTTGGCGTCTCCTCGAATGTGGACTCCCGGACCATTCTGGATATGCCGGGCGCCGAGAAGCTGCTCGGACGCGGCGATATGCTGTTCCTGCCGATGGGAGCTTCCAAGCCGATCCGCGTTCAGGGTGCTTTCATGAGCGATCAGGAAGTGGAGACGATTGTCCAGTATGTCAGCAGCCAGGGGGAAGCGAATTACGATGAGTCGCTTGTGCCGGAGGTGGACGACACCATGAGCGATGACCAGGAACCGCAGGATGAATTGTATGAACAAGCGGTTCAGATCGTACTGGAAGCCAAGCAAGCCTCTGTATCGCTGCTTCAGCGGCGTATGCGGGTGGGCTACACCCGCGCTGCACGCTTAATCGACTCCATGGAGGCCAGAGGGGTCATCGGCCCTTACGAGGGCAGCAAGCCGCGTGAGGTGCTGATGTCGCTGGAGCAGTATCAGCATGGTAGGCTGAGTTCTTAG